The genomic window TCGTCTTTATTCAAAAAACTTTACTGAAATGAATGTGATTGAAACATCAATTAAAGATTTATCGTATGATAAGCGGCATGATTGGTCTAATTATCCAAAAGGTGTTATATACATGCTTCAGCAAGAGGGATATTCCATCACTTCAGGCTTCGATGTTTTGTTTTTTGGCAACATACCAAACGGTGCAGGTTTATCCTCGTCTGCATCCATTGAGGTCGTGACAGCTGTTTTACTAAAAGATTTATTCAGCTTACAAATAGGTATGATTGATATGGTAAAATTAAGCCAGCGTGCTGAAAATGAATTTATCGGCGTGAATTGTGGTATCATGGACCAATTCGCTATCGGAATGGGTAAGCAAGATCAAGCTATTTTATTAGATTGTGATACACTTGACTATCAGTATAGTCCTATTAAATTGAATAATATGTCTCTTGTCATTGCTAATACAAATAAAAAACGCGGGTTAGCAGACTCTAAATATAATGAGCGTCGAAATGAATGTGAACGTGCATTATCTCAATTACAACAAGAGCTATCTATAGCTTCACTTTGTCAGCTAACACCTGCACAGTTTGATCAAAGTAAACACCTTATTTCAAATGAAGTCGACCGTAGACGTGCTAAGCATGCTGTGTACGAGAATGAGCGTACGATGCAAGCCGTTAAGAAACTACAAAATGGAGATATCGCTGCCTTTGGTCAGCTTATGAATCAATCACATATCTCATTACGCGATGATTACGAAGTATCGGGCTTTGAATTAGATACGATGGTAGAAGCAGCTTGGAAACAAGATGGTGTCATTGGTGCTCGAATGACAGGTGCAGGATTTGGTGGTTGCGCGGTTTGTATCGTAGAAAATAATAAAATAGAATCGTTTATTGCGAATGTGTCAAAAGAGTATACGTTAAAAACGAAGCTCGAGGCGGACTTCTATGTAGTAGAAGTTGGTGAAGGAGCTAGAAAACTAGAAGAAGTATTATTGTAGGAGGAGATACAATGGCAGTACTTGTTTGTGGTGGTGCTGGGTATATAGGAAGTCATGCAGTGGCAGAATTACTAGCGCGTGGAGAAGAAGTTGTAGTAGTTGATAATTTACAAACAGGGCATAAAGGCGCTGTATTAGAAGGCGCTACGCTTTATGTAGGAGATTTACGAGATACAGAGTTTCTAAGTACTGTTTTTTCAGAAAATCAAATAACAGAGGTTATGCACTTTGCTGCTGATTCACTAGTCGGAGTTAGCGTTGAAAAGCCTCTGGATTATTATGATAATAATGTTTATGGAGCGTTATGCTTATTAAAAGTAATGAAGCATCATGACGTGAACAAAATTGTCTTTTCATCAACAGCTGCAACGTATGGGGAACCGAAACGAGTTCCAATTGAGGAAACAGATGATACAACACCAACAAATCCATATGGAGAAACAAAGCTAGCAATTGAAAAAATGTTAAAGTGGTCTGGTATCAAGCATGTTGTTCTCCGTTATTTCAATGTGGCAGGGGCCCACACGGAGCATGATATAGGGGAAGACCATGATCCTGAAACGCATTTAATTCCAATTGTACTACAAGTCGCTTTAGGACAGCGAGACCATATTTCCATTTTTGGTGAAGACTACGATACACACGATGGAACTTGTATTCGTGATTATATTCATGTAGTGGACTTAGTATCTGCGCACTTACTAGCGATTGACAGATTAAGAGCTGATCGTGACAGTGCTGTTTATAACTTAGGAAATGGGAACGGATTTACGGTAAAAGAAGTGATTGACTGCGCAAGAAAGGTAACTGGTAAAGATATACCAGCAGTTGTTTCACCACGTCGTGCCGGGGACCCAGCGAAGTTAGTAGCATCTTCAGAGAAAGCGATGGAAGAATTAGGTTGGACACCAAAATATGCGTCACTTGAAGATATTATTGCAAGTGCATGGAGCTGGCATCAAAGACATCCGCATGGTTACAATGACTAAAATAAAACGTGACATGAGCTAAAAGTGCTTGAATTGAAAAACACGTCAGAATGTGTTGATGTTACCTCATATAGCTAATGTGTGAGTATCTTTTACTAACAATCAAATGGTCTGTCACCAGTCGATTTTCTAAACAAAAAGGAAAAGATATGGCCACGACCACGTTGGAAAGGCGCATATGCTATTGTTTGAAGTTCTACAAAATGAAAGGATGCGTTTCCTTTGAATATTTATGTTGAGATTGAGCGTTTATTGCATTATGGTATGACAAAAAAGCTCATTGAAACAGATGACCTAGATTTTACTAGAAATCAATTATTGGCGATACTGGAATTAGCTGATTTTGAACAACCAGCTGAAATACCGGATGACGAGCAAGAAACTCCCGTTGAAATACTAAATGCGATATTAGATTGGGCTTATGAAAATGGTCGTATCCGTAACAACACGACAACAGAGCGGGATTTATTAGACACGAAAATTATGGGTGTGTTTGTGTCTCGACCATCAGATGTCATTAATAAGTTTTTTGGCTATAAAGATGTAACCGAAGCAACTAATTATTTATATCAACTATCAAAAGACTCGTTATATATTCGAACAGACAGGATTGCAAAAAATGAACATTGGTTTGCGGATACAAATTACGGTCAAATAGAGATAACAATAAACCTATCAAAGCCAGAGAAAGATCCAAAAGAAATTGCGGCTGCAAAACAGATCAAAAATAGCTCGTATCCAGAATGTCTCCTCTGTAAGGAGAATGTCGGATATGCCGGTCGTTTGAATCATCCAGCACGTCAAAACCTACGGACTATACCTGTTGATTTAGACGGTGAAAAGTGGCATTTACAATTTTCACCATACGTGTATTATAACGAGCATGCCATTGTCTTAAAGGACTCACATGAACCAATGAAAATTTCAAAGCGGACCTTTGAGCGTCTGCTTGCTTTTACTAGCATATTTCCACATTATTTTCTTGGATCCAATG from Bacillus sp. HMF5848 includes these protein-coding regions:
- a CDS encoding galactokinase; amino-acid sequence: MLKALKNEFVNVFGGSINDVSSYFAPGRVNLIGEHIDYNGGHVFPCALSVGTYAIARKRNDNILRLYSKNFTEMNVIETSIKDLSYDKRHDWSNYPKGVIYMLQQEGYSITSGFDVLFFGNIPNGAGLSSSASIEVVTAVLLKDLFSLQIGMIDMVKLSQRAENEFIGVNCGIMDQFAIGMGKQDQAILLDCDTLDYQYSPIKLNNMSLVIANTNKKRGLADSKYNERRNECERALSQLQQELSIASLCQLTPAQFDQSKHLISNEVDRRRAKHAVYENERTMQAVKKLQNGDIAAFGQLMNQSHISLRDDYEVSGFELDTMVEAAWKQDGVIGARMTGAGFGGCAVCIVENNKIESFIANVSKEYTLKTKLEADFYVVEVGEGARKLEEVLL
- the galE gene encoding UDP-glucose 4-epimerase GalE, whose product is MAVLVCGGAGYIGSHAVAELLARGEEVVVVDNLQTGHKGAVLEGATLYVGDLRDTEFLSTVFSENQITEVMHFAADSLVGVSVEKPLDYYDNNVYGALCLLKVMKHHDVNKIVFSSTAATYGEPKRVPIEETDDTTPTNPYGETKLAIEKMLKWSGIKHVVLRYFNVAGAHTEHDIGEDHDPETHLIPIVLQVALGQRDHISIFGEDYDTHDGTCIRDYIHVVDLVSAHLLAIDRLRADRDSAVYNLGNGNGFTVKEVIDCARKVTGKDIPAVVSPRRAGDPAKLVASSEKAMEELGWTPKYASLEDIIASAWSWHQRHPHGYND
- the galT gene encoding UDP-glucose--hexose-1-phosphate uridylyltransferase produces the protein MNIYVEIERLLHYGMTKKLIETDDLDFTRNQLLAILELADFEQPAEIPDDEQETPVEILNAILDWAYENGRIRNNTTTERDLLDTKIMGVFVSRPSDVINKFFGYKDVTEATNYLYQLSKDSLYIRTDRIAKNEHWFADTNYGQIEITINLSKPEKDPKEIAAAKQIKNSSYPECLLCKENVGYAGRLNHPARQNLRTIPVDLDGEKWHLQFSPYVYYNEHAIVLKDSHEPMKISKRTFERLLAFTSIFPHYFLGSNADLPIVGGSILSHDHFQGGNHDFPMAKAEIEFDFQLTNFPHTRAGIVKWPMSVVRLQSLNLHELVDAADYIFRTWREYSDESVDIHAFTNNTPHNTITPIARRRGEMFELDLVLRNNRTSEKHPMGIFHPHDEVHHIKKENIGLIEVMGLAVLPGRLKEELKLVGEALVSNNPIEELKKQPDIQKHADWAIKILEKHPDETVDSIDDVLKKEIGIVFTTILEHAGVFKRDERGVRAFKSFIESL